The Polycladomyces subterraneus genome includes a window with the following:
- a CDS encoding acyl-CoA thioesterase has product MFITRIRPRVSETDGVGHINNTTIPIWFESGRDEIFRLFTPDLSFKNWKLVLVNMNIDFVKETFYGREVEVQTWIKKIGNTSFQIEEELYQDNELRARGICTYVHYNFAEGKPEPIPSHIRIQLEQHLR; this is encoded by the coding sequence ATGTTTATCACGAGGATTCGTCCGCGTGTATCTGAGACTGATGGAGTCGGTCACATCAATAACACGACAATTCCGATTTGGTTTGAATCGGGTCGCGATGAAATTTTTCGTTTATTTACACCTGATTTGTCATTTAAGAATTGGAAGTTAGTCTTGGTTAACATGAACATAGACTTTGTAAAAGAAACCTTCTACGGTCGTGAAGTGGAGGTTCAAACGTGGATCAAGAAGATTGGCAATACAAGTTTTCAAATAGAAGAGGAGTTGTATCAAGACAATGAATTGCGGGCGCGAGGGATATGCACATACGTCCATTACAATTTTGCGGAGGGAAAACCGGAACCCATTCCTTCGCACATTCGGATACAACTAGAGCAGCAT